TGTTTCTTtacttgatttttgtttgtttgtttgtttttggggggagacagagtcttgctctgttgcccaggctggagtgcagtggtgcagtctcagctcactgcaagctctatctcatcccaggttcacgcctttctcctgcctcagcctcccaagtagctgggactacaggcgcatgccaccacacccagctaatttttgtatttttagtagagatggggtttcaccatgttggccaggatggtctcaattcttgacctcgtgatccgcccgcctcagcctcccaaagtgctgggattacaggcgtgagccaccacacctggctccttgCTTAATCTTCTAAGTATAAAGTAAGATTAAGCTCACGTAAACTCCCCATCTGAAagtagaaactgaggcttggaaaagTGTGCATCCTCTTTCAGGTCTCAGCACCCAGGTGGTGGTGCTGGGGTGGGATTGTGGGTTTTTTCCTTGCCTCTCACACCTTCTGGCAAAATGGTGACTCCTTGGTTTTGGTTTCAGCCGACAACTGCCCCTTCAAACTCCTCCAGCCTTACCCTGTCAGGTATCAAAGAAGACAACAGCCTGCTCAACCAGGGCTTCTTGCAGGCCAAGCCAGAGAAGGCAGCAGTGGCCCAGAAGCCCCGAAGCCACTTCCCGACACCTGCCCCTGTGAGTGCTGGCCATCCCTGGGGGTCCTGCAGTGCCTGCCTTCTTagctcagggcctttgcataggCTGTTCCTCTGCCTGGGTGCTCTTCCTGTTATTTCCTATGGCTACGTTTGCTTAACTTACTCTCTGATCTCAGTCTCAATGCTGCTTCCTAAgggggaagccttccctgaccccacATACTGTAGAGACACCGCCATTCTGCCATTCTCTCTTTTGTGACCTGGGTTTTACTTGTAACTAAATCATTATTCTGCATTTGGTTTGCTTAGTACATGTCTGTCCTCAGGCAGGGGCTGGCCTCAGGCTGCTGACCTGTCTCAACTGCTCCTTCTCACCCGCCTTCTGGCTGTGGCTTCTCCTTGAGAGGCTGGTGCTGCACGGCAGCGGGGCGGGGGGGCAGTGCATGGCCATGTCTCCTTGTCCAGCTTCCTGCTTACAGTTGAGGAAGCCCACAGCCAGGAAgtgacttgtccagggtcacaggGAATGTGGAGAGAGAATAAGAAGGCTCTGGCTTCTGGGGAGGGAGGCTTATAACTCCACCTGTCTGGCCAGGATCACCAGGGTCTGTTGGGAACACATAGTCCCTACCTGGATGGTAACCCTCTCGCCTTCTCCCAGATGTCCAGTGCCTGGAAGACGGTGGCCTGCGGGGGGACCAGGGACCAGCTCTTCATGCAGGAGAAAGCCCGGCAGCTCCTGGGCCGCCTGAAGCCCAGTCACACATCTCGGACCCTCATCTTGTCCTGAGGTGCTGGGGGTGTCACGAGCCCATTCTCATGTTTACAGGGGTTGAGGGGGGCGTAGGGGGTCTGTGAATCTGAGAGTCATTCAGGTGACCTCCTGCAGGGAGCCTTCTGccaccagcccctccccagaCTCTCAGGTGGAGGCAACAGGGCCATGCGCTGCCCTGTCGCCGAGCCCAGCTGCGGGCGGCTCCTGGTGCTAACAACAAAGTCCCACTCCCAGGTCTGCCTGGTTCCCTCCCCAAGGCCACAGGGAGTCCAGTCAGCTTCTCCGAAGCCCAGGTCAGGCCTGGCCTCATCTCAGACCCTGCTTAGGATGGGGGATGTGGCCAAGGGTGCTCCTGTGCTCACCCTCTCCTGGTGCATTTTTTTGGAAGAATAAAATTGCCTTTCTCTTTGTGCTGGTCTGGACTCTGCCTCTCTACTGGGCCCTGCTCATGGTTCCCTGGTGGCCCATGGGCCTTCCTTTCTGGGATATAGGGACCTGAATGCTCATTCTCAGAGGCCAGCCTTATCTGCACAGCCCAGGCCTGGGCCCTTGACCCTGTTTCCACAGAGAGGCCCAGTGAGCTGGGAGCAGTTTCTCTCATCTCTGCACCCAGTGGGCATCTCTGCAAAGCTCTGAGTACTATTAGCCATGGGGTGGGGTAAGGGTGGACAGAGACTGGGGGCAGAGGAGGACGATGGGTTGGTGCAGTAGGGTCTTGCCTGGCCCTTGCCTTGGGTAGCTCACCTGCCCACTAACAAGCCCCTGCCTCAAGCTGAGCCCGGCTCACAGGTCAGACTGGTAAGCAGGGAAGAAGGGTGAAGGCAGCTGGGCAGAACCCTCTAGCCCTGTTGGCCAAGGCTGAGCAGGAGACCAGGATGGGCTGGAACCCCCTTGTGGCCCTAAATCCCTAGGGTTGTGGCTACAGAGCACAGTGCTTGGCAGGTGGTTGGGAAGAGTCACTGGGGTTTGAAGAGGGGAAGATGCCAAGTCTGAGAACATCTAAATGAGGAAGTGATGTTTTCAGCAGTAGGCTTCATGGGACAGGCACATGGCCATCCCTGTGGGCAGAGGTTGAGCGGACTTGGGGCAGGTCCTCACCTGGGGCAAGAGATGTGGCCTACTCTAGAGGGGTGGGGACTGAGTTAATTAGGGTGCCAGAGTTCAGATGTGTCTGGTCTCAGACACACCCCTTTCTCCCTGCTGAGCTCCCACCTGCGGTCCCTCTACTCCCATCCATCCACACACAGGGATGCCATGCTTGATCCTGGCAGTGTCTCAGTTCTTGATCTAGAGCCGAGGAGGGGCGGGGGCTCTGCGCTTCCCACCCTGCACCACGCAGCCCATGTGGTGGGGCCACATGCTCCTGCAGGTTCCATGGATGAACCACACCTAACTCACGCCCTGAGCTTTTGTGATTTGTCAGCCTGAAGCCCGTCCCCTCCCCAACTTCTTTCCCAGGCTGTGTCACTGGCCACTCCGTACAGGCCTTGGTCGCCCCCCCCACCGCAGGGCTGTCAGCATTGGTGGATGACCCACGGTGAGGATGGAGACTGCGTTACTTTGTCTCCTATAGCTCACACCAAGACTCAGTGGAACAACTTTGTCAAACTCAAATGCAGTGCGCTGCAGGCTAAAGATGAAAATTCCTGGGCCCTCTGAGTCAGGCACCTGGTGCGGAGCCTGGAAAAAGGGATTTTTAACAAACCACCAGTGGGTGATTCACATGCGGGGCGTTGGCTGGCCACACTCTGAACTGACTGGCCTGTGAGGCTCCAGGGGCTTGTGCCCCATGCCCTCTCTTGCCTGAGGTCTTGCTCATTCCTAGGGACTGCCCTGAGGCCCTTTCCTGTCCTAGAGGGAGGAGTCTGTAAAGAACAGAGCGGCTACAGGTAACTGCAAGCTTAACATACCATCCTCACTGAGCTCTGTGCACTGTAGGCTTGTTCTTTGGCTCATGCATTAAGTAAATACTTactaggccgggtatggtggctcatacctgtaatcccaacactttgggaggccgaggcggccaattgcttgagtccagaagtttgagaccagcttgggcagcatcatgaaaccctctctctactaaaaaaaaaaaaaaatacaaaaaatcagctgggcatggtgttatgtgcctttagtcctagctcctcaatgtgggagaatcacctgggcccaggaggtcgaggctgcagtgagccgagatgatgccactgcactccagcctgggcaaccagagtgagaccctgtctcaaaaacaaaaccacacttATTGAGGGTCCCTCCAGCCCCGCCCCCACATGTCTGGCATAGTTGTAGTGCTGAAGATATAGCAGTTAAAGGACAgaaaccaggcttggtggctcatgcctgtaatcttagcagtttaggaggctgaggtaggaggatcacttgagcctaggagtttgagaccagcccgggcaacatggtgaaaccccatcactacaaaaaaatttttttttttttttttttgagacgggagtctcgctgtgctcccaggctgaggtgcatggatctcagctcactgtaagctccggcccgggttcacgccattctcccaagccctcagcctcctgagtagctgagactacaggctctgccaccacgcctcggatagtttttttgtattttagtagagacgggtttcaccatgttagccaggatggtctcgatctcctgacctcgtgatccacccgcctcggcctcccaaagtgctgggattacaggcttgagccaccgcgcccggccaaaaaatttttaaaacttagatgagtgtgatggctcaggcctgtagtcccagccagtcaggaagctgaggtgggaggatctcttgagctgtggttgtgcctctactccagcctgagtgacagagcaagaccctctctcaaaagacaaaaaccaaaaaaccactttactctcatggagcttaaatttttatttttatttttatttttattttgtttgagacggagtcttggtctgttgcccaggctggagtgcagtggcaccatctctgctcactgcaagctgcgcctcccaggttcacgccagtctcctgcctcagcctcccgagtagctgggactacaggtgcctaccacagCAACAGgctaattattgttattattatttttgtatttttagtagagacggggtttcatcgtgttagccgggatggtctcgatctcctgacctcgtgatctgcctgccttagccttccaaggtgctgggattacaggcgtaagccaccacgcccagccatggaGCTTAAATTCTAAAGAGCAGATATAAACCAACCAGTCTGTATAAAATGTGCCAGAGAGAACATGAACTTTGAAGTGAAGTGGGGGGTACTGTGAGACCAGTCATCTACTCAGAGAAAATGGGGAGGAGTCAGATTTGACACAGCTCCCGGCCATcgtggggacagggagggagagcCCACATGGGAAGGCAGATTAGTTGCCACTCAGGTGGTGCTGGGGGCCCAGCTGCTGTTCATGAGTTTGGGGAACTTGGTCATGAGGATTGATCCAGTCCTggtgtttcccaggctagtgtGGCAAGCAAGAGGGAGTTAGCCAGATAGTGCTGAGGGGCAGAGGACCTGAGTTCAGGATGGGAGTACAGGAGTGGGGGCGCTGTGGGCAGCCTGGGAGATggacaggcaggagggaaagaTGAGGCTTAGTTAATTAAGATGGCAGAgagggaggctgggcgcggtggctcacgtctttaatcccagcactttgggaggccaaggcgggcggatcatctgaggccgggactttgagaccagcctgaccaacatggagaaaccccatctcttctaaaaatacaaaattagccaggcatggtgatgcatgactgtaatcccagctactcgggaggctgaggcagaagaatcgcttgaacccaggagacggaggttgcggtgagccgagatcgcgccattgcacttactccagcctgggcaacaagagcaaaactgtctcaaaaaaaaaaagcagagggtgAGTGTTCTGGCAAGATCCGGATGGTTGCCTGGCATCTGGTGGCCAGCATGGCCTGGAGGTGAGAGGCTCACAGATAGAGAGACTGCGGTAGATTATTCCAGCAATGGTTCCCAAGGAATCACTGCTCCCTGTAGCTATTCCCTTGAGTGGGTCATGTGGTTGGCTTTGCCCCTATGGGACTCTGGGAGAATCTGCTGAAGGAGGTGAGAATTCTAGCTGTTCTGGTTGAGACTCCAGACATGTGAGTAAGGCCACTCTAAACCACCCAGCCTCACCTGATCTGGCCCAGACTGGAGGAACTGCCCAGCTGATCACAGAGTCATGAGAATAATAAATCAGTATTGCTTTAAGCCCTAAGATTGAggatggtttgttacacagcagaaGCTGACTGATACAGATGCTGGCATGAGGAACTGGGACATGTGAGTACTTGTGTGGTCCAGGATAAATGATAACATGTCCTGTTTCTCACAGCAAGGCAGGGACTGGGGCAGGAGCAGGCCAAAAGCCTGTTTTGATAGGCCAGGAGTAGTTTGGGAGTCTTAATTAGCCACTTTCTGAGCAGACCCTGGTGTCTCACTGAGGAAAATGAACACTGAGCCATGGGCTCAACAGGGTTGGGGAGAAACAGGAGACCTAGGGTTCCAGGAACTTCGTGGGAAATGAGTGGAGGGAAGGATTCTGGAGTTCAAAGCCATTGTGACCATAGCTGTGTCTTGTTCCGAGAGGTGAAGGCACTGGGGAAGAGATGTGGCTCATGGCATCTGACAGACTCTCCCAGGTCCAAGAGCAGTCCTGGATAGAGCTCTTACTTTGGATCAGACAGACTTGGGTGTAAACCCAGCTTAGCTCTTGGGAGCTATGTGTCTCTTTACTGCTCTGAGCCTTGGCTCCTTGGCTGTAAAGTAGGGAGAATCCTTCAACTTCAGACTTGTTGAAGGGATTGGGAAGAACATGGCACATACTCAGTGCTCAGATAACATGGGCTTTTAGTATGTTATTTCTTAGTATGTTTTTACATGTTAGTTTCTCATTTCTGTGTTATACACAATATACCTTGCAAAGGAGAAATTAGTGCCCTCGTTTCAGGTGAGTGCTGGGAGGGAAGATGGTAGATAGTGGTTAAGTCAGGACTTGAGCCCAGTCCTGGACAGCGAGTCTGGCATTTTAGTATGCCCCATTCCATGCCATCCTCTGTGTCATACTGTTATGGAATCTTTGAGGTGTCACTTTTCTGGTCAGAAACATCTGTGGCTGATGGCACCTTTAcccgagttcttgtcctgtgtccaggagGTACACGGACAAATGGAAGGTGAACATGATTAAAAGAAGCTTTATTGAGTGTTACAACAGTTCACAGGAGACCGGCAGTGAGTAGCTTCTCTCTGTAGGCAGATGGTCTGCAGTGTTcaactctcagcagagaggaggccctggagaaggTTGCTCCTCTCTGCTGCTGTTTATCCCATTATCTTCAGttatcagcagagagggtagctcctctctgcagctgggcatcccttcctctgtcctctctcctgctctggcTGGGCCCGGGGCTTTTGTGGACCTCAGAGGGGgtgaagtgcatgctgattgccGCATGGATGGCCATGGGCAGCAGGGAGGGGGTACCACAAGTCCCCACTCTGGTCCTCGGAACTGGCAGCTGGctcccagccttcaggccctccctggcctgaaggaGGGGCCTTACTGGGGACCCACGCCCTTCTGCCCAGGAATCTGactcctgctgccatccatggcCCCCCACCGGGTGCGGCGCTAACTCAGCTCCCAGATTGGAGCAGATGCCGGCAGAGGAGAGAgaccaggcagcaggagcagacaCCCCTGAGCCTGCAGGGATGGGGAGCATTCCCCGCCCGAGAATGCAGGCTGCAGAGATGCCCAGGTCCTGCACCTGGGAGGGCCgctgcagctgcacccagggAGCTCCCACCCTGCCAACTTGGAAGGGGCGGGGCTCCTGCTtgtccccagctcctgcctgctTTGTGGAGCAGGAGGCCCAGTTCTGCAGCCACCAGtcgggtggctgcagctgcacccaggcGAGCAGATCTTGCCTACTCCCAGCCCCTCCTAAGAGCACAGGAAGGCTTGGATCCACAGTTGCAGTTTGGGCAGCTGCAGCCCTGCCCAGGAGGGCAGGTTCCTGCCTGCTGTGTGGAGCcggaggcctgggtctgcagctgagATTTGGGCAGCTGCAGTGGCACCCGGGGAGCACCAGATCCATGCAGTGTGCAGCTCCCGTGGTGCCTCCCTGACACAGatgcctccctgctgcagcccaTGTGATGGCAGCGGCCACTGACAATACCTGTCAGCCAAGGAAGGAGTATGGTGCTATAGAAAAAACCATAAGCATGAGATAGAGGTTCAGTTAAAATCTTTCCATCAGAGTGCAATATTGATACAGAAGAGTGCATGAATCCAAGTGGCTGTGGATATGTTTTCACAAAGTAGACAGACTCGCATAACCAGCATCCAGATCAAACAACAGAACAAGAGCAGCACTGGAAAGCCCCTCTCCACCCGCGAAGGGTAACCGCCATCCTGACATCAAACACCAGATttgctttgcctttttattttcattaaatattatgtCAACAGAATTTCACATTGTGTGAGATTTATCCAAGTAGATCTGGGTAGTTATGATTTATTCATTCTCAtgaccattttgttttattttatattttatatattttattttttatattttatacgcGGTCTTATTctagccttgaaatcctgggctcaagtgatcttccttaaTCTCGGGTGTCCCTAAtaactgagactgcaggtgcaccaccacgcttggctaatttttttaaatgtttctatacagacatggtctcactgtgttgcccaggctggtcttgaactcatgggctcaaatgatcctcctgcctcagcctcccagagtgggGCTGGGAtgaattagaggcatgaaccaccacacctggccaattttaatttaattgacaaataattgtgtatgtttatggggtatgatgtgatgttttgattatatatacatagtagaatgattaaaccaagctaattaacatattcatcacctcccatacttatttttttgtggtgagaccaTTTAAAGTTCACTCTTCTtaattttgaagtatacaatattgtttagtttttcatTGTGTGACTTCCACAATTTACCCATTATCTCAAAGGAAGTGTGGATTGCTTCCAGACTGGCTATTACACATAGCGCTGTTAGCACCTCTGCCCGGCCAGCCCACAGTCTGGGAAGTAAGAAACGCCTCTCCCTGGCTGCCGcaccgtctgggaagtgaggagcacctTTACCTGGCTGCTGTGCAACCCTCCAAGTGTGAAGTGGTAGCCTTGCGTGTGATCTCTCTGCCCTCTCCAAGTTTGCATTTTTgacattaaagtttacttttaaatttaaaaaaaaaattagcactgTTATGCACATCTCATCCTCATGTTTTGGTGAACTCTCTTGCACATCAGGTTTGTacatatctaggagtggaattgctgggaaTGGATTCAATTAGGCCACTTGCCATGAGAACCAAGGCACATTATTTGTGAATCAAGGCACAttatttagggttttttgtttgtttgttttttgtttttttgagacagagttctgctctgtcgccccggctggggtgcagtggtgcgatctcggctcactgcaacctccgcctcccaagttcaagtgattctcttgcctcagcctcccgagtagctgggattacaggcgtgcaccaccgtgcccagctaatttttttgtatttttagtagagatggggtttcgccatgttggccaggctggcctcaaactcctaaccttaggtgatctgcccgctttggcctcttcaagtgctggaattacaggtgtgagccaccacacccggccgttATTTACCTTTTCTGAAACTCACTTTTCATATCTGtatattggaaataaaaatacttgcCCCTCAGTGTTGTGGCCTGGActtaatgaaattatttcagcAAGGCACTTAACCTGAATACagctcctctttcctcttcctcagccaGCGAGAGCACCCTCTGCCCCAACACATAGCTTTTCCACGGCACTCTGTTTGCCAGGAACCCTCAACATGAACCTGCAAATCTTGCCTGTTGCCCAGGGTCGGTGGGGCTGCCTTTCCCCACTGCCTGTTGGCCAGCTGTCCTTTGGGAGCTTGGAGGTTACCTTCAGAATACTCAACAGAATGCTCCAGGCTGCCACTACATAGTGACAGATGTCAGCTCTGTCTGGCTGTGTCTTGACAGAGCCCCTGTGGGTAGCGCTTCCACCAGGCTCACTCCCTCATGGCCCAATTCAGGGAGTTTCAGGAAGAGTAAGTTTTCCCGGTCCTATTGGCCTTTGGTTTATAGACATATATTCTGCACatcactttttcctcctatttcAGTTCTCTAGTTCATGCACTTCATTAATCACTGTCATCCAGAACTTTTTCCCCCCAAGAAGTCTTTAATACTTACCTCGTGTAAGCATTTGAAGGGGCCAGCCAGGTGGCAAAGTTatgattacttaaaaaaaaaaaccagcagtgagcctaggcaacatagtgagaccctatctctacaaaaaatagaaaaattagccagttacggtgttgcacacctgtggtcccagctacttggtaggcttcgatgagaggattgcttgagcctaagaggttgaggctacagtgagctgtgattgtgccactgcacaccagcctgggcgaggaCTCTCCCAGCCAGAGCgaggactctgtctcaacaaacaaaaaaccaaaacttaaCAGTTAAGATTTCCTCCTGAAAAACTTTCAAAAGACTTAAGTCTTCTATCTGctgtttaaaaaagtatataatttttgaCCAATTAACATATTCACATGTATTCCCATGTAAAAGATACTAAAGAGTCGATAGTAAAGAAGGgctctctcttccctgccccacATTCACCCCGTTGTCTTCCCTGGAGGCAGCCAATATTAGTGTCTAGTGAAGAGGCAAGCAAATATTTCCATTAGGCAACaggtttaaaaaacatttcaggcTTTGTGGGCAGATCTCCATTCTAGAGTATCCTTAAAGAGAAATATTATGCGAAAACAAGCACATACATATTCATGTCTTCTCCCACAACTCTCCCCAAATGGTGGCATACTGTATAGACTGTTCTggacttgtttcttttctttcttttttctttttttttgagatgaagtctcgctctgtcacccaggctggattgcaatggtgtgatctcggctaactgcagcctccgtctcctgggtcaagctattctcctacctcagcctcccgagtagctgggattacagggccctgctgcatgcccggctaagttttgtatttttagtagaaatgggttttgctgtattggccaggctggcctcgaacttctcacctcaggtgattcccccgcgttcgcctcccaaagtgctgggattacaggcatgagccactgggcccggcctggACTTGGTTTCTATCAGTTAAACTAGAGGTTGGCAAACCATGGCTCACCAGTCAAGTCCAGCCTGGCACCTGTGGCTGTAAGTCATTTTAATGGAACCTCTGTTCATTTGTTTACATGTTATATGTGGCTGCTCTCGTGTTGCAGTGGCAGGGCTGAGTAGTTGCAACACACCGCATGGCTGGCAAAGGCTAAACTATTTACTATCTggacttttacagaaaaagtttgctgacctctgagcTCAACAGTGTGTCCCAACCTTTCCATATCAACACAGAAAGAGCTTCCTCACTTTTTTTCAAGGCGtcttactattttattatatggCTGCagtataacttatttttaatcaggacattttaatggatatttaggtcacttttaactttttgttgttgtttaagacaggatctcactatgttgcccaggctgaactcaagcgatcctctcacctcagcccccagagtaacAGGCTACAGCTGTGATTCAACACACCTGGCTCATTTCTAACTTCTTTGCTGCTGCAaataaggctgcagtgaatagGCTGGTACTTAGCTCATTTTCCACATGTGTGATTATATTTACAGAATAAAGCCTGGAAGTAGAATTGCTCGATCAAAGGCTATGTGTATTGATAATATTTATGGCTATTGTCAAATAGCCCTCCGTGGAGGTTGTACCAACTGACGTTCTCACCAGTGTTATGAAAGTGCTCGTTTTGTCCTACCTTTGCCAGCGGAGTATTTTAAGCCTTTTGATAGTTACCAATCTGCCAGGTAAAAAAAGAGGTAGCCCAGGGTAGTTTTgctttgtatgccttttattctGATGCATTGCATGTTCTTCCATGCATTTACGAGACGTGTGCTCTTTCCTCAGCTGGCCGTTTACTGTCCCGGTCTGAGGATCTTCTGGGGACTGATCTCTCTCGCTGACTCTTTTGTGTCATTTTCACAAACAAGCTTTTGGGGAACAAAAGTCTTAAGGACAAACATATGCTGGCAATTAGCGCCATCGACATTCCAGATATCAGGACTGGGAAGGCAGGGTGAGACCTGCTGGGGGTCATCGTTCTGCTCTGAACTTGGAAGACTAACTTTCAGAGGGTTCTCGGTGTCCTCTTCCTCCACAGAGCTCCTGTTGACACAAACAGCCTCATGTTCCTCCAGCTTTTTGATGGGGACCACGT
This is a stretch of genomic DNA from Papio anubis isolate 15944 chromosome 16, Panubis1.0, whole genome shotgun sequence. It encodes these proteins:
- the GTSF1L gene encoding gametocyte-specific factor 1-like, with protein sequence MEPEAFEICPYDPHHRIPLSRFQYHLASCRRKNPKKAKKMAICKYNACHVVPIKKLEEHEAVCVNRSSVEEEDTENPLKVSLPSSEQNDDPQQVSPCLPSPDIWNVDGANCQHMFVLKTFVPQKLVCENDTKESAREISPQKILRPGQ